The following proteins come from a genomic window of Bradyrhizobium paxllaeri:
- a CDS encoding HNH endonuclease yields MFAANPALVLNADFQPLSYFPLSLFNWEDTVKAVVKGSHVVVAEYDQVVRSPSTVMRLPSVIALRDYVRPPARVAFTRFNVFLRDRFRCQYCGDQYLRGELTFDHVVSRVDGGQTSWTNIVAACSPCNARKGRFYLKPLREPFEPTQYDLMAAQRLFPPNFLHETWRDYLYWDVELEK; encoded by the coding sequence ATGTTCGCAGCAAATCCAGCTCTTGTCCTCAACGCGGACTTCCAGCCGCTCAGCTATTTCCCGCTGTCGTTGTTCAACTGGGAGGACACCGTCAAGGCAGTCGTGAAGGGATCGCATGTCGTCGTCGCAGAGTACGATCAGGTTGTTCGCAGCCCGTCGACGGTGATGCGGCTGCCGTCGGTCATCGCGCTGCGCGACTATGTGCGGCCGCCGGCGCGAGTAGCCTTCACCCGCTTCAATGTCTTCCTCCGCGATCGCTTCCGTTGCCAGTATTGCGGCGACCAGTATCTTCGCGGCGAACTGACGTTCGACCACGTTGTCTCGCGCGTGGACGGCGGCCAGACGTCGTGGACCAACATCGTGGCGGCCTGCAGTCCCTGCAACGCGCGCAAGGGCCGCTTCTACCTGAAGCCGCTGCGGGAGCCGTTCGAGCCGACGCAGTACGACTTGATGGCAGCCCAGCGTCTGTTCCCGCCGAACTTTCTGCACGAGACCTGGCGCGACTATCTGTACTGGGACGTCGAACTCGAGAAGTGA
- a CDS encoding 4-hydroxyphenylacetate 3-hydroxylase family protein yields MLMSGADYRESLRVYKPRVFVNGNAVESVADEPLLAPGVAGVGVTYDFALRQEHVPIMTARQGISGKTVNRMLHINETSQDLLFKLEAVRLVCKTVGCAQRYLAHDALNGIFQSTKLTDDRHGTDYSQRFLAYLHDVQDRDLTLGVAMTDAKGDRSKRPRAQVNPDVYVRIKERRPDGIVIRGTKAIVTGAPYMHEFLVMPCRTHNPEDKDFAVCCAVPCDAPGVTIVARPAGRPGEASAKFSAKYGQSVGVVIFDDVFVPHDRVFLAGETEEGGFLTTSYATHHRHSCIGARAGFGDLLIGAGALMIEANGLDVERHAHIREAMVELITITEGFYACGVASSVYCTKDPAGSVMPDAVFSNIGKLLLATKIYDMHRVAHYVSGGLIVALPGPEEDHNPETKASLAAVMGGRPDIPADKRAEVARFIEDLTVSHEAGWYSVISLHGGGSPEAMKREIWRNYPVIEKIELVEGLLDRGILDEGRRVSKQPGRCCATGCQVPEPPQKAELPTLEGAAE; encoded by the coding sequence ATGCTGATGTCGGGTGCCGACTACCGGGAATCCCTCCGTGTCTACAAGCCGCGGGTCTTCGTGAATGGAAACGCCGTGGAAAGCGTCGCCGACGAGCCACTGCTCGCGCCCGGCGTCGCCGGCGTCGGCGTCACCTACGACTTCGCGCTAAGGCAGGAGCACGTGCCGATCATGACGGCGCGACAGGGCATCTCAGGCAAGACCGTGAACCGGATGCTGCACATCAACGAGACGTCGCAGGACCTGCTGTTCAAGCTCGAGGCCGTACGCTTGGTCTGCAAGACGGTCGGATGCGCGCAGCGCTACCTGGCCCATGATGCGCTGAACGGCATCTTTCAGTCGACCAAGCTGACGGACGACCGTCACGGCACGGACTACAGCCAGCGCTTTCTCGCTTACCTCCACGATGTCCAGGACAGGGACCTCACGCTCGGTGTCGCGATGACCGATGCCAAGGGCGACCGCTCGAAGCGGCCCCGCGCGCAGGTCAATCCCGACGTCTACGTTCGCATCAAGGAGCGCCGTCCGGACGGCATCGTTATTCGTGGCACGAAGGCGATCGTGACCGGCGCGCCCTACATGCACGAATTCCTCGTCATGCCCTGCCGGACCCACAATCCGGAGGACAAGGATTTTGCGGTATGCTGCGCCGTCCCGTGCGACGCGCCCGGCGTGACCATCGTCGCCCGTCCGGCCGGGCGCCCCGGCGAGGCCTCCGCCAAGTTCTCGGCCAAGTACGGCCAGTCGGTCGGTGTCGTGATTTTCGATGACGTCTTCGTTCCGCACGACCGCGTCTTCCTGGCCGGCGAGACCGAGGAGGGCGGTTTCCTCACGACTTCCTATGCCACGCACCACCGGCATTCCTGCATCGGTGCCCGCGCCGGATTCGGCGATCTCCTGATCGGCGCGGGCGCGCTGATGATCGAGGCCAACGGGCTCGACGTCGAGCGCCACGCGCATATCCGCGAGGCGATGGTCGAACTCATCACCATCACGGAAGGCTTCTACGCCTGCGGCGTCGCCTCGTCGGTCTACTGCACGAAGGACCCGGCCGGATCGGTGATGCCCGACGCGGTGTTCTCCAACATCGGCAAGCTGCTGCTTGCCACCAAGATCTACGACATGCACCGCGTGGCGCACTACGTTTCCGGCGGTTTGATCGTCGCATTGCCGGGTCCGGAGGAGGACCACAATCCGGAGACCAAGGCATCGCTCGCCGCAGTCATGGGCGGCCGGCCGGATATCCCGGCCGACAAGCGCGCCGAGGTCGCCCGCTTCATCGAGGATCTGACGGTTTCGCACGAAGCTGGCTGGTACTCGGTGATCTCGCTGCACGGCGGCGGCTCGCCGGAAGCGATGAAGCGCGAGATCTGGCGCAATTATCCGGTCATAGAGAAGATCGAGCTGGTCGAAGGCCTTCTCGACCGCGGCATCCTCGACGAGGGACGCCGGGTCTCGAAGCAGCCCGGTCGCTGCTGCGCAACCGGATGCCAAGTGCCGGAGCCCCCGCAGAAGGCCGAACTGCCGACGCTCGAAGGCGCTGCCGAATAA
- a CDS encoding LysR family transcriptional regulator: MTISSSLDAIDIGALRTLVLVYDLRSFSAAAERLDVNQSTISYTVERLRGAFHDPLFVRQGNGVAATERCAALVQWARGTIGEIEGLASLAEFDPAVAKGTVTISCNHHERQTLIPQFSARLRATAPQVKLVLLDAAGHGNLHLKQNQCDIVIGPVGIVGENFYRRHILTDHYVCVMDRSNPLARGRMTLSAYCKAQHVFITHNGEWQPLYLDVLKAKGIVLEPVVTLPSHDSLERILPGTHLIASIPHQLARASGTRLHITPMPFRVPISIDMYWSARTARSGLHKWARGLLAEVAKETAA, encoded by the coding sequence GTGACGATCAGTTCCTCCCTCGATGCGATCGACATCGGGGCCTTGCGCACCCTCGTGCTGGTGTACGACCTGCGATCGTTCTCCGCCGCGGCAGAGCGGCTCGACGTCAACCAGTCCACGATCAGCTACACCGTCGAGCGATTGCGCGGCGCCTTTCACGACCCGCTCTTCGTCCGCCAGGGCAATGGCGTTGCGGCCACCGAGCGCTGCGCGGCTCTGGTGCAGTGGGCGCGCGGGACGATCGGCGAGATCGAAGGGCTTGCTTCACTCGCGGAATTCGATCCCGCCGTCGCGAAAGGCACCGTTACGATCTCCTGCAATCACCATGAACGCCAGACGCTGATCCCACAGTTCAGCGCGCGATTACGCGCCACAGCACCACAGGTGAAGCTCGTCCTGCTTGACGCCGCCGGACACGGCAATCTCCATCTCAAGCAAAACCAGTGCGACATCGTGATCGGCCCGGTCGGCATCGTTGGCGAGAATTTCTATCGACGGCACATCCTCACCGATCATTATGTCTGCGTGATGGACCGGAGCAATCCGCTCGCGCGCGGCCGGATGACGCTTTCGGCCTATTGCAAGGCGCAACACGTCTTCATAACCCACAATGGCGAATGGCAACCGCTCTATCTCGACGTCCTGAAGGCGAAGGGAATTGTGCTCGAGCCGGTGGTCACGCTGCCAAGCCACGATAGCCTCGAGCGCATCCTTCCCGGCACCCATCTGATCGCCTCGATCCCGCATCAGCTCGCGCGCGCGTCAGGCACCCGCCTGCACATCACGCCGATGCCGTTCCGCGTACCGATCAGCATCGATATGTATTGGAGCGCGAGAACGGCCAGATCAGGCCTTCACAAATGGGCGCGCGGCCTGCTTGCCGAAGTGGCCAAGGAGACTGCCGCCTGA
- a CDS encoding Bug family tripartite tricarboxylate transporter substrate binding protein, protein MILSGGRSLAKAGYPERPIRLVMTLPAGTSADTMARFIAEKLHAELGQAVWVDNRPGASSNIGYQAAATAPADGYTLLYGLLSVILNPHLFKTLSFKPSDFTPIIHLLDVPFVLVVRADSPYRTVQELMQAAKANPDKLTYPSYGLGSANHVAMLQMLQVTDAKMIHVPYKDGGLNDLLGGRIDCSLDVTATTIPHITSGALRPLVVSTRQRLEELPDVPTFEEARLGVPLYSWNGIFARAGTPPEVTNRLSSALQTIASRDDFRKKVKEFLQIPRGGTPEEFVAFLKQDSDNWGRIVAKAGIQIE, encoded by the coding sequence TTGATCCTGAGTGGCGGAAGAAGCCTGGCGAAGGCCGGCTATCCCGAGCGTCCGATCCGTCTTGTCATGACGCTGCCGGCCGGCACCTCCGCCGATACCATGGCGCGCTTCATTGCCGAGAAACTCCATGCCGAACTGGGGCAGGCGGTGTGGGTCGACAATCGCCCGGGGGCGAGCTCCAACATCGGCTACCAGGCGGCGGCCACCGCGCCGGCCGATGGTTATACACTGCTCTACGGTCTCCTCTCGGTGATCCTCAATCCGCACCTCTTCAAGACGTTATCCTTCAAGCCATCGGACTTCACGCCGATCATCCACTTGCTGGACGTGCCCTTCGTGCTCGTCGTGCGCGCCGACTCGCCTTATCGCACCGTTCAGGAACTCATGCAGGCGGCCAAGGCGAATCCGGACAAGCTCACCTACCCGTCGTACGGCCTCGGCTCTGCCAATCATGTGGCCATGCTGCAAATGCTTCAGGTCACCGACGCAAAAATGATCCACGTTCCCTACAAGGACGGTGGCCTGAACGATCTCCTGGGCGGACGCATCGACTGCTCGCTGGACGTGACGGCCACGACCATTCCTCATATTACCTCCGGTGCCTTGCGCCCGCTGGTCGTGTCGACCCGTCAACGTCTCGAAGAGCTGCCCGACGTCCCGACGTTCGAGGAGGCACGATTGGGCGTGCCGCTCTATTCCTGGAATGGCATCTTTGCCCGTGCCGGTACGCCGCCAGAGGTGACCAACCGTTTGTCGTCAGCGCTCCAAACGATTGCGAGCCGAGACGACTTCCGGAAGAAGGTGAAGGAGTTCTTGCAGATTCCGCGCGGCGGCACCCCGGAAGAATTTGTCGCGTTCCTGAAGCAGGACTCCGACAATTGGGGCCGGATCGTCGCCAAAGCCGGCATTCAGATCGAGTGA
- a CDS encoding TetR/AcrR family transcriptional regulator yields the protein MVEKRQNRREAVSGHKRELILDAAKQIFAEEGLEGASLRAIALRAGYTPAALYFHFESKEAIYAEVLKSSLASLGATVDQAVTQAKSPAQRLKAAAMSFFWFYADNPRDLDLGFYLFRGGMKPAGLGHERDETLNAALEAALRPVANAAVELGASRQKANLLMVDCFAHATGLLLLLHTGRIRMFGASAPDLMERYVKDRIAHLTEE from the coding sequence ATGGTCGAAAAGCGGCAAAACCGGCGCGAAGCGGTCAGCGGACACAAACGGGAACTCATTCTCGACGCCGCGAAGCAGATCTTCGCAGAAGAAGGCCTGGAGGGCGCGAGCCTCCGGGCTATCGCCTTGCGCGCCGGTTACACGCCCGCCGCGCTCTATTTCCACTTCGAATCCAAGGAGGCGATCTACGCCGAGGTGCTGAAGTCCTCCCTCGCCTCCCTAGGAGCTACGGTCGACCAGGCGGTCACGCAGGCGAAGTCGCCGGCGCAGCGGCTGAAGGCGGCCGCCATGTCGTTCTTCTGGTTCTACGCGGATAATCCGCGCGACCTGGATCTCGGCTTCTACCTGTTTCGCGGCGGCATGAAGCCGGCGGGTCTCGGACACGAACGCGACGAGACGTTGAACGCCGCTCTTGAGGCCGCGCTGCGTCCGGTCGCCAACGCAGCCGTTGAGCTCGGCGCTTCGCGGCAGAAGGCCAATCTCCTCATGGTCGACTGCTTCGCACATGCCACCGGACTGCTGCTTCTGCTGCACACCGGCCGCATCCGGATGTTCGGGGCTTCTGCGCCCGATCTCATGGAACGATATGTCAAGGATCGGATCGCCCATCTGACGGAGGAGTGA
- a CDS encoding alkene reductase, translating into MARSLFDPASVGALRLPSRIVMSSMSRDRSPGGAPTALNATYYAQRATAGLVVTESTAISARGVGWPNTPGIYTEAQVAGWRTVTDAVHRAGGRIFSQLWHCGRNSHPLTQPGGVLPVGPSAILPPGTIRTAEGRKPLLVPHELSAAEIAGIVEEYRTAARNALAAGFDGVQLHAGNGFLLDQFLRDSANRRTDAYGGSERNRCRFLIEVAKAVCEIWSPERVGVRFSPTNPTIYHLRDSDPARLLATALEMLSELRIAYVDVVEGSTTAEPATHDLDYPALRGSFSGVYVANNGFTSRAQAERALASHADLISFGRLFIANPDLPRRLKIGARMNPLNQDELYSPDHRGYTDYPFLDHNNEQNNATPAQ; encoded by the coding sequence ATGGCAAGAAGCCTGTTCGATCCCGCGTCGGTGGGCGCTCTGCGGCTCCCCAGCCGCATCGTCATGTCATCGATGTCGCGCGATCGTTCGCCCGGCGGGGCGCCGACGGCTCTCAACGCCACTTACTACGCGCAGCGCGCAACGGCCGGACTCGTTGTTACGGAATCAACTGCGATTTCGGCGCGCGGCGTGGGCTGGCCGAACACGCCCGGCATCTATACCGAGGCCCAGGTCGCGGGCTGGCGGACGGTCACCGATGCCGTGCATCGCGCGGGTGGACGTATCTTCTCTCAGCTCTGGCATTGCGGGCGCAACTCGCATCCGCTGACGCAACCGGGCGGCGTCCTGCCGGTAGGGCCGTCGGCCATTCTGCCGCCAGGCACCATTCGCACAGCCGAGGGCCGCAAGCCGCTTCTGGTGCCGCACGAACTGTCAGCCGCTGAGATCGCCGGCATTGTCGAGGAATATCGCACGGCTGCGCGGAACGCTCTCGCCGCCGGCTTCGACGGCGTACAACTGCACGCGGGCAACGGCTTCCTGCTCGACCAATTCCTGCGCGACTCGGCCAACCGACGCACCGATGCCTATGGCGGCTCGGAACGAAACCGCTGCCGGTTCCTCATCGAAGTGGCGAAGGCGGTCTGCGAGATCTGGAGTCCGGAGCGCGTCGGTGTGCGATTCTCACCCACCAATCCGACAATCTATCATTTGCGCGACTCCGATCCGGCGCGGCTGCTCGCCACCGCGCTTGAGATGTTGAGCGAACTGCGCATCGCTTATGTGGATGTGGTGGAAGGCTCCACCACGGCAGAGCCGGCAACCCACGATCTCGACTATCCGGCGCTGCGAGGCAGTTTTAGTGGCGTCTACGTGGCCAACAACGGCTTTACCAGCCGCGCGCAGGCTGAACGGGCGCTCGCGAGCCATGCCGATCTGATCTCCTTCGGAAGGCTCTTCATCGCCAATCCCGATCTGCCGCGCCGGCTGAAGATCGGCGCCCGCATGAACCCTCTGAACCAGGACGAACTCTATTCGCCCGATCACCGCGGCTACACCGACTACCCGTTCCTTGACCACAACAATGAACAGAACAACGCCACCCCGGCTCAATAG
- the dinB gene encoding DNA polymerase IV — MDTTATILHADLDAFYASVEQLLDPTLRGKPIAVGGGVVLAASYEARAFGISGGMPGWRARELCPCLIFVDGHFKEYQRLGNAAIRVLNDFTPLVERISIDEAFADVAGCTHLFGPPAEIASAVRCRVRTELGLPISVGVARTKHLAKIASQVAKPDGLVVVDPDTELAFLHDLPVGLMWGVGPVTEARLAEIDVHTIGQLAQMPGRSLEQLLGHAASDKLTALAWNRDRREIKTRRRAQSAGAQSALGKKPAEEQVFRPALRHLADRVATRLRASFRPGRTVTVRVRFAELRSVTRSVTLDAPISATTILAEVAEELVRRVLADHPDEKTISLLAISVSHLETCWDIQLELPLGLRDEKRRPGTKRGMARWSADRAMDLIRDRFGRNAVGYGSVALGPSRSVPDAFRELAEKDL, encoded by the coding sequence ATGGACACAACAGCCACCATCCTTCATGCAGACCTTGATGCGTTCTATGCATCGGTCGAGCAACTGCTCGACCCGACCCTGCGCGGTAAACCGATCGCGGTCGGTGGCGGTGTCGTGCTCGCCGCGTCATACGAAGCCAGGGCCTTCGGCATCAGCGGCGGCATGCCAGGATGGCGGGCGCGCGAGCTTTGCCCGTGTCTGATCTTCGTCGACGGCCATTTCAAGGAGTACCAGCGGCTGGGTAATGCTGCGATCCGTGTGCTCAATGATTTCACTCCCCTGGTCGAGCGGATTTCGATCGACGAGGCCTTCGCCGACGTCGCCGGTTGCACGCATCTGTTTGGCCCGCCGGCCGAGATCGCCAGTGCGGTACGATGCCGCGTGCGGACAGAGCTCGGCCTGCCGATCTCGGTCGGCGTAGCGCGCACCAAGCACTTGGCCAAGATCGCCTCGCAAGTAGCCAAGCCCGATGGGCTGGTGGTTGTCGATCCCGACACCGAGCTCGCTTTCCTGCACGACCTGCCCGTCGGGCTGATGTGGGGCGTCGGCCCGGTTACCGAGGCGCGGCTGGCCGAAATCGATGTCCATACCATCGGGCAGCTGGCGCAGATGCCGGGCCGGTCACTCGAGCAGTTGCTCGGTCACGCGGCCAGCGACAAGCTGACGGCATTGGCATGGAATCGCGATCGACGGGAAATCAAGACACGACGCCGGGCGCAGTCGGCCGGAGCCCAGTCGGCGCTCGGCAAGAAGCCGGCCGAGGAACAAGTATTCCGACCCGCGCTGCGTCACCTTGCCGACCGTGTCGCCACCCGGCTGCGTGCAAGCTTTCGGCCCGGACGGACCGTGACGGTCCGCGTGCGTTTCGCCGAGCTCCGCTCGGTCACCCGCTCCGTCACACTCGATGCACCGATCTCGGCGACGACAATACTGGCCGAGGTTGCCGAAGAGCTCGTACGCAGGGTGCTTGCGGATCACCCGGACGAAAAGACAATCTCACTGCTGGCGATCTCCGTGTCGCACCTCGAGACCTGCTGGGACATTCAGCTTGAGCTCCCACTCGGGCTGAGGGATGAAAAGCGCCGGCCTGGCACCAAGCGAGGGATGGCGCGCTGGTCGGCCGACCGCGCCATGGATCTGATCCGCGATCGCTTCGGGCGCAACGCAGTCGGATATGGGTCTGTCGCCCTCGGCCCTTCCCGCTCCGTCCCCGACGCGTTTCGCGAACTCGCGGAGAAGGACCTTTAG
- a CDS encoding isochorismatase family protein, with the protein MLTIDPKRSLLLVVDFQSRLMPAIHDGETAVRNANRLIEAAKLIGIPRLFTEQNAKGLGPTVADIPVELDRLVHKQFFDACREDGFLDRVPADAHVVVAGCESHVCVQQTVLGLLQASRKTYIARDALGSRHPEDKETAIRRMERHGAEIITTEMVVFEWLQTADNPHFRQTISIIK; encoded by the coding sequence ATGCTCACCATCGACCCGAAGCGCTCGCTTCTCCTCGTCGTCGACTTTCAGTCACGACTGATGCCGGCCATCCACGACGGTGAGACCGCCGTCCGCAACGCCAACCGGCTCATCGAGGCGGCGAAGCTCATCGGCATCCCGCGTCTGTTCACCGAGCAGAACGCCAAGGGCCTCGGACCGACCGTCGCAGACATACCCGTCGAGCTGGATCGCCTCGTCCACAAGCAGTTCTTCGACGCCTGCCGGGAAGATGGCTTCCTCGACCGCGTCCCCGCCGATGCTCACGTCGTCGTCGCGGGTTGCGAGTCGCACGTCTGTGTGCAGCAGACAGTGCTCGGGCTGCTGCAAGCTTCCCGGAAAACGTACATCGCGCGCGACGCCCTCGGCTCGCGGCATCCGGAGGACAAAGAGACTGCGATCCGACGTATGGAGCGTCATGGGGCGGAGATCATCACGACGGAGATGGTCGTGTTCGAATGGCTGCAGACGGCGGACAACCCGCACTTCCGGCAGACCATCTCAATAATCAAATAG